Proteins co-encoded in one Flavobacteriaceae bacterium MAR_2009_75 genomic window:
- a CDS encoding TonB-dependent receptor-like protein: MIKQLKESVPIAPIGNVWFLLFLFSSLNLIAQESYTLSGKITDNANGETLFGASVFLEGTSIGVITNEYGFYSLTAPKGEYRLLISYMGYTNKYQEVVLNQNQKLDFEISEESTELDEVVVTAEESEMAVLRKPEMSVAKMNISTVKQMPVVLGEVDILKSLQMLPGVTNNGEGSGGFHVRGGAQDQNLILLDEAIIYNTSHLFGFFSVFNADAIRDMKLYKGGIPAKFGGRVSSVLDVRQKDGNNKNFELNGGVGLISSRLAAEGPLFKDKGSFLVAGRSSYAHLFLKLAGEENTASFYDLNLKTNYVIDDNNKLYLSGYFGRDVLKFGEIFNSSYGNVSGNLRWNHIFNERLFSNMSAIVSRYDYDLGFTTEEFEWLASINNYNLKYDLKYYFSDKFKLDFGASGIFYEFDPGQVNPSSDTSSINPLKLDIKKAFESGVYVNAEHKLTDKFSAQYGLRYSNFVRLGGQPMTNYLNDRPVIFNNNLGIYERGRPIGETDYDNSSSIKTFGNFEPRASLAYQLNDASSVKAGFSRVAQYVHLLSNTTSVTPVDVWAPSGKYIDPQLSNQYSLGYFKNFMDRKYSMEIETYYKTVDNRIDYIDGSDLIGQETIETEILNGESRAYGLELLLRKNEGKLTGWIAYTLSKSEQRTPGGNAGGLGINNGDWYNTPYDRTHDISIAGSYRLNDKWSFGGNLVFQTGRPVTYPNGQYEYEGISVASYADRNSDRLPAYHRLDLSLNYKSNKKPSKRWKGEWVLSVYNAYNRKNAASISFGQNRETGANEATRTAIFGIVPSITYNFKF; encoded by the coding sequence ATGATAAAACAGTTGAAAGAAAGCGTTCCGATAGCACCAATCGGTAATGTATGGTTTTTGTTGTTCCTCTTTTCATCTTTAAATCTGATAGCGCAAGAGAGCTATACGCTGAGCGGGAAAATTACGGACAACGCAAATGGAGAGACTCTTTTTGGAGCTTCGGTATTTTTAGAAGGAACAAGTATTGGGGTAATTACCAATGAATATGGCTTTTACTCCCTAACGGCACCTAAAGGTGAATATCGATTGCTTATTTCATATATGGGCTATACCAACAAATATCAAGAAGTAGTACTAAATCAAAATCAAAAACTTGATTTTGAAATTTCAGAAGAATCTACCGAATTAGATGAAGTTGTTGTTACTGCAGAAGAGTCTGAAATGGCCGTATTGCGAAAGCCTGAAATGAGCGTCGCGAAAATGAATATTTCGACGGTTAAACAAATGCCGGTAGTGTTAGGGGAAGTAGATATTCTTAAATCGCTTCAAATGTTACCAGGGGTCACCAACAACGGAGAAGGATCAGGCGGTTTTCATGTGAGGGGTGGCGCGCAAGACCAAAACCTTATTTTACTCGATGAGGCCATAATCTATAATACCTCGCATCTCTTTGGTTTTTTCTCTGTCTTCAATGCAGATGCAATAAGAGATATGAAATTGTACAAAGGAGGTATTCCCGCTAAGTTTGGGGGCAGGGTTTCTTCAGTACTTGATGTTAGACAGAAAGACGGTAACAATAAGAATTTCGAACTGAACGGTGGGGTGGGTCTCATTTCGAGCCGATTAGCCGCTGAAGGGCCATTATTTAAAGATAAGGGCTCATTTTTGGTAGCGGGACGAAGTTCTTATGCACACCTATTCTTAAAACTGGCAGGAGAAGAGAATACTGCGAGTTTTTATGACCTTAACCTTAAAACCAATTATGTTATCGATGATAATAACAAGCTATACCTTTCCGGATACTTTGGCAGAGATGTTTTGAAATTTGGTGAAATTTTTAATAGTAGTTATGGTAATGTATCGGGTAATCTGCGCTGGAACCACATTTTCAATGAAAGGTTATTTTCAAATATGTCGGCTATCGTTAGTCGCTATGACTATGACTTGGGCTTTACTACAGAAGAGTTTGAATGGTTGGCTTCCATCAACAACTACAACCTCAAATACGACCTTAAATATTATTTCAGCGATAAGTTCAAACTTGATTTCGGGGCGAGTGGAATATTTTATGAATTTGATCCGGGTCAAGTGAACCCGAGTTCTGACACCTCGTCAATAAATCCACTTAAACTAGACATTAAAAAAGCTTTTGAAAGTGGTGTTTATGTAAATGCCGAACATAAGTTAACCGACAAATTTTCAGCGCAATATGGCCTTCGGTACAGTAATTTTGTTCGATTAGGTGGGCAACCTATGACCAATTATTTGAACGACCGCCCCGTCATTTTTAATAATAACCTGGGTATTTATGAAAGGGGTAGGCCTATCGGTGAAACCGATTATGATAATAGTTCTTCAATAAAAACTTTTGGCAATTTCGAACCTCGAGCTTCCCTTGCCTATCAGCTGAACGATGCTTCTTCGGTTAAGGCAGGGTTTTCTAGAGTGGCCCAATATGTTCATTTGCTCTCCAATACAACATCGGTAACCCCGGTAGATGTTTGGGCGCCAAGTGGTAAGTATATTGATCCGCAACTCTCCAACCAGTATTCGTTAGGCTATTTTAAGAATTTTATGGACCGTAAATATTCTATGGAAATCGAAACGTATTATAAGACCGTAGATAATCGAATCGATTATATTGATGGTTCCGATTTAATAGGTCAAGAAACCATCGAAACCGAAATATTGAACGGAGAGTCAAGGGCATATGGCTTAGAGTTATTGTTAAGAAAGAATGAGGGAAAGCTCACAGGATGGATTGCTTATACTTTATCGAAATCGGAGCAGCGAACCCCTGGTGGAAATGCGGGAGGCTTGGGCATTAATAATGGAGACTGGTACAATACTCCATACGATAGAACCCATGATATTTCAATAGCGGGATCTTACAGACTCAATGACAAATGGAGTTTTGGTGGAAATCTAGTTTTTCAAACAGGCAGGCCGGTAACTTACCCGAACGGCCAGTATGAATATGAAGGTATATCGGTGGCTAGTTACGCGGATAGAAATTCGGACCGATTGCCCGCTTATCATCGATTGGACCTTTCTCTTAATTACAAATCTAATAAAAAGCCTAGTAAACGATGGAAAGGCGAATGGGTGCTCAGTGTCTATAATGCTTATAACCGCAAGAATGCAGCTTCCATTTCTTTTGGTCAGAACAGAGAGACAGGTGCCAATGAGGCAACCCGCACAGCTATTTTCGGTATCGTACCATCTATAACCTATAATTTCAAATTTTAG